Proteins encoded by one window of Bacillus sp. DTU_2020_1000418_1_SI_GHA_SEK_038:
- a CDS encoding ThiF family adenylyltransferase gives MNSRYSRQELFEPIGEIGQKKISQAHILIIGAGALGSASAEMLVRAGVGKLTIVDRDILDWSNLQRQQLYTEKDVIDQLPKAVAAKKRLSEINSTVDVETIVADVTVENAEELVSGKTLIVDATDNIETRLLMNDASRKLGIPFFMGAVVASYGLTYPIGLGERPCLHCLLETLPPQTLTCDTAGVISPIIQVVAAHQVTNIFKYLVGEEVDSNLKSFDLWTGDQAAIDVTSLRRSDCPSCSKDAIYPFLSKENQTRTAILCGRDTVQLTWPKDRKVELRQLAEAIHPIVTGLICNMHLLSCHFNGHRIVLFRDGRMLIHGTKDVVKAKTIAAKLIG, from the coding sequence GTGAACAGCCGCTATTCAAGACAGGAATTATTTGAACCGATTGGAGAAATAGGCCAAAAGAAAATTAGCCAGGCTCACATTTTAATCATTGGCGCAGGGGCGCTTGGCTCGGCAAGTGCAGAAATGCTTGTACGCGCGGGCGTCGGGAAGCTCACGATTGTTGACCGGGATATCCTTGACTGGAGCAATTTGCAACGGCAGCAGCTTTATACAGAGAAAGATGTAATAGACCAGCTTCCTAAGGCTGTTGCTGCCAAGAAGCGGCTAAGTGAAATCAACAGCACGGTTGATGTAGAAACAATTGTAGCTGATGTCACAGTAGAAAATGCAGAAGAGCTTGTCAGCGGAAAAACGTTGATTGTAGACGCAACAGATAATATAGAAACGAGACTGTTAATGAATGATGCTTCAAGGAAGCTGGGCATTCCATTTTTTATGGGAGCGGTTGTTGCCAGTTATGGATTAACTTATCCAATTGGATTGGGGGAGCGTCCTTGTCTTCATTGTTTGTTGGAAACACTTCCTCCACAAACACTAACGTGCGATACAGCAGGAGTCATCAGTCCGATCATTCAGGTGGTAGCTGCTCACCAAGTAACGAATATATTCAAATATCTTGTCGGTGAAGAAGTGGATTCCAATTTGAAATCTTTTGATCTTTGGACGGGCGATCAGGCCGCGATAGATGTAACATCGCTTCGTCGGTCTGATTGTCCGAGCTGTTCGAAAGATGCCATATATCCATTCTTATCTAAGGAAAATCAGACAAGAACAGCAATCTTATGCGGTCGGGATACTGTGCAATTGACATGGCCTAAAGATCGGAAAGTGGAATTAAGGCAGCTTGCCGAAGCCATTCATCCAATCGTAACTGGGCTCATTTGTAATATGCATCTTCTTTCATGCCATTTTAACGGCCACCGAATTGTTCTTTTCCGTGACGGCCGCATGTTGATCCACGGTACGAAGGACGTTGTCAAAGCTAAAACGATTGCAGCCAAGTTAATAGGTTAA
- the allW gene encoding allantoin permease, producing the protein MGQEHIRVNPEFDINHEDIRVTQEDVKLFKSRGYDNEDLLPKTKDKRNMKSGNYFTLWMGNLHNIPNYAAAGGFLVLGLAPINVMLALVLGAIFTAVFMAFNGKAGSKYGIPFSMHLRATYGEAGAKLPGFLRGIVVAIGWFGLQTFVGSQALLIIIGKLWPGFLAIGGDFTFFGIGMPGLISFIIFWSANLAISISGSSFLNKFNTMLTVLIYVLFISMGIWGVIVGGGFGNILSYSFEGSNQGISPLFAYLMIINAVLAFWSAPGTSAADFTQNATSTKDQMVGQGLSLVVGYVIFVFTSISILIGSSIHYGVEQWDVLNVINHWDSLPAILFAMLILLLITVNSNATANITPAAYQLTALFPKWINYRRGVIIACLMGFAIMPWKLMENPDSIYTFLNGIGAILGPVSGVMIYQYFVVFKQEINLKELYFDMKDTKAVNKFRGINTNAYIATILGALVSLSGNFIPAFSIFTDLSWISGFVTALVSYGILVKLFVNK; encoded by the coding sequence ATGGGTCAGGAACATATTAGGGTAAATCCAGAGTTCGATATAAATCACGAAGATATTAGGGTAACTCAAGAAGATGTTAAGTTATTCAAATCAAGAGGGTACGATAACGAGGATCTATTACCGAAAACTAAAGATAAACGAAATATGAAAAGTGGTAACTATTTCACACTTTGGATGGGTAACTTACACAATATTCCAAACTATGCTGCGGCTGGTGGTTTCTTAGTTTTAGGTTTAGCTCCTATCAATGTAATGCTTGCTTTAGTTTTAGGTGCCATATTTACAGCGGTATTTATGGCCTTTAATGGAAAAGCTGGTTCAAAATACGGTATTCCTTTTTCAATGCATTTACGAGCAACGTATGGAGAGGCTGGAGCTAAATTACCAGGCTTCTTAAGGGGGATCGTTGTCGCCATAGGTTGGTTTGGTTTACAAACTTTCGTAGGATCTCAAGCCCTGCTCATCATTATTGGTAAACTTTGGCCTGGCTTTTTAGCAATTGGTGGAGATTTTACTTTCTTTGGTATCGGTATGCCAGGACTGATATCTTTTATCATCTTTTGGTCAGCGAACCTTGCAATAAGTATTAGTGGAAGCAGTTTCTTAAATAAATTTAATACGATGTTAACGGTCTTAATTTATGTTCTGTTTATCTCCATGGGAATTTGGGGAGTCATTGTTGGTGGGGGCTTTGGTAATATTTTAAGTTATTCTTTTGAAGGATCAAACCAAGGTATAAGTCCTCTATTTGCTTACTTGATGATCATTAATGCTGTGTTGGCATTTTGGTCAGCGCCAGGGACTAGCGCTGCTGACTTTACACAAAACGCAACTTCAACGAAAGACCAAATGGTTGGACAAGGATTAAGTTTAGTAGTTGGTTACGTTATTTTTGTTTTTACTAGTATCTCTATTCTTATTGGTAGTTCAATTCATTATGGAGTAGAACAATGGGATGTGTTAAATGTAATTAACCATTGGGATAGTTTGCCAGCCATTCTTTTTGCGATGCTAATCTTATTGTTGATCACTGTTAACTCGAATGCTACGGCTAACATTACGCCAGCCGCATATCAGCTAACAGCACTCTTCCCTAAATGGATAAATTACCGAAGAGGAGTAATAATCGCTTGCTTAATGGGATTCGCGATTATGCCGTGGAAGTTGATGGAAAATCCAGATAGTATTTATACTTTCTTAAACGGAATAGGTGCTATTTTAGGTCCTGTATCTGGTGTAATGATTTATCAATATTTCGTTGTTTTTAAACAAGAGATAAACCTTAAAGAGCTATATTTTGATATGAAAGATACGAAAGCTGTTAATAAATTTCGCGGAATTAACACGAATGCATACATCGCGACAATTCTTGGGGCACTAGTATCTCTAAGTGGTAATTTCATTCCAGCCTTTTCGATTTTTACGGATCTTTCTTGGATAAGTGGTTTTGTAACAGCATTAGTATCGTATGGAATTCTTGTTAAGCTTTTTGTAAATAAATAA
- a CDS encoding MFS transporter, which translates to MHPTKLSKQHWLLILTLSLLTFVLGTSEFVIVGILTDISSSLHITNAKAGTLVSAFAITFAIATPLVMSATSHFPKRKWMLFLIGSFIVLNALCVISTSYIMLLALRIMTAIVTGVLISLAMIVASETMPIQKRGLAISFVFGGFTLANVVGVPIGTVIADWYSWNATFMLTTFLGGLAFLASFFVLPNRLSQVRSSIRDQFSLLTKPRILIAFFIPALGFGATYAVFTYLVPILKEMEAPNQSISLILFGYGFISIFSNILAGKIASHNAIGRLRFVFLVQAVVLASLFWTNQNFVVGLTNIGLMSLMAIMLTTSTQLYLIDLAGIYQPKATGLAASLMPVASNVGIAFGSALGGLVYHQGNLMNVTWVGGIVAVCACLLTCFSYLLDEKQKKLA; encoded by the coding sequence ATGCATCCTACAAAATTATCAAAGCAACATTGGTTGCTCATCTTAACACTTAGTTTATTAACATTTGTTCTTGGGACAAGCGAATTTGTGATTGTCGGCATCTTAACCGATATTTCCTCAAGCCTTCATATAACAAATGCAAAAGCAGGCACACTCGTTTCTGCGTTTGCCATTACGTTTGCCATCGCCACACCATTAGTGATGTCAGCAACAAGTCATTTTCCAAAGCGTAAATGGATGTTGTTTTTGATCGGATCTTTCATCGTCTTGAATGCTTTGTGTGTCATTTCAACGAGCTACATTATGCTCCTTGCACTTCGGATTATGACAGCGATTGTAACAGGAGTATTAATCTCTCTAGCCATGATTGTTGCGAGTGAAACGATGCCGATTCAAAAACGCGGACTTGCGATATCATTCGTTTTCGGTGGTTTCACACTTGCAAATGTCGTTGGAGTGCCGATTGGTACAGTCATTGCCGATTGGTACAGCTGGAATGCGACTTTCATGTTAACAACTTTCCTAGGTGGTTTGGCGTTTTTGGCATCCTTTTTCGTCTTGCCTAATAGACTCAGCCAAGTACGCAGTTCGATACGGGATCAGTTTTCTTTATTAACCAAGCCACGAATTTTGATAGCATTTTTCATTCCTGCTCTCGGATTTGGTGCAACATATGCTGTCTTTACTTACCTTGTGCCTATCTTAAAGGAAATGGAAGCACCCAATCAGTCAATTAGCTTAATCTTATTTGGTTACGGATTTATCTCGATTTTCAGTAACATCCTAGCTGGTAAAATTGCCAGCCACAATGCAATCGGTCGCCTTCGGTTTGTTTTTCTCGTGCAGGCAGTGGTGCTGGCAAGTTTATTTTGGACGAACCAAAACTTCGTTGTCGGGTTAACCAACATCGGCTTAATGTCATTAATGGCGATTATGTTAACAACATCTACACAGCTTTATTTAATTGATCTTGCTGGCATTTATCAGCCAAAAGCAACAGGTCTCGCCGCTTCACTGATGCCAGTAGCAAGCAACGTTGGTATTGCTTTCGGTTCAGCTTTAGGAGGATTGGTGTATCATCAAGGAAATTTAATGAATGTCACATGGGTTGGTGGAATCGTGGCAGTCTGTGCTTGTCTCCTAACTTGCTTTAGTTATCTTTTAGACGAAAAACAAAAGAAATTAGCATAA
- a CDS encoding amidase: MASTKTNMLNNSRLTISDQPPYDALQSFVRENHIAMKGSGKGNLEGLVFAVKDVFKILGSTYSNGHPEWLRTHGPDDFTSSIVTKTLSAGADLVGKTVCDELCYSISGENWNYGSPINPHDPRRFTGGSSSGTGAATAGGLVDFAYGSDCLGSVRVPASYNGVLGVRPTYGRVANDGEAPYCESMDVLGYVARNTDIFRRVSKEVLGNDSKKVTFNRLLIADDCFDSINKDVVEALQPAVNHLKQNFDIVENIKVSPNGLEEWTEIFRIIQGYEVWESYGGWIRKYRPNLSSGPKERLEWASTITMSEYKEALNKRQAIIDRVKEILPEGTLLCLPTAASVAPLRTSSLEEINATRAQSTKLLCISPLSGTPQITLPLLEQHEVPLGISLIGAHGCDLQLAELAADLVDSYHKANR; the protein is encoded by the coding sequence ATGGCTTCAACAAAAACTAATATGTTAAATAATTCTCGCTTAACTATCTCTGATCAACCACCTTATGATGCGCTACAGTCATTTGTTCGTGAAAACCACATCGCTATGAAAGGATCTGGTAAAGGGAATCTTGAAGGACTTGTATTTGCAGTCAAAGATGTTTTTAAAATTTTAGGAAGCACTTATAGTAATGGACATCCTGAATGGCTTCGGACTCATGGTCCAGATGACTTTACTTCTAGTATTGTCACTAAAACATTATCTGCAGGAGCAGATTTAGTTGGGAAAACAGTTTGTGATGAGCTATGTTACAGTATAAGTGGAGAAAATTGGAATTATGGTTCTCCAATCAACCCTCACGACCCAAGACGCTTTACAGGAGGGTCTTCGAGCGGAACGGGGGCAGCTACAGCTGGAGGTTTAGTAGACTTTGCTTACGGAAGCGATTGCCTAGGGTCTGTTCGGGTGCCTGCAAGTTACAATGGAGTATTAGGTGTTCGTCCTACTTATGGACGTGTTGCCAATGATGGAGAGGCTCCGTATTGTGAGAGCATGGACGTTCTTGGATATGTGGCTAGAAATACTGATATTTTTAGACGGGTTTCTAAAGAAGTATTAGGAAATGACAGTAAAAAAGTGACGTTTAATCGATTACTCATCGCTGACGATTGTTTTGATTCGATCAACAAAGATGTTGTAGAAGCATTACAGCCTGCTGTCAACCATCTGAAACAAAATTTTGATATTGTTGAAAATATAAAAGTGAGTCCTAATGGTTTAGAAGAATGGACAGAAATTTTTAGAATTATTCAAGGATATGAAGTTTGGGAAAGTTATGGTGGTTGGATTAGGAAATATCGTCCAAATCTTTCATCAGGTCCAAAAGAGCGCTTAGAGTGGGCATCTACCATTACTATGAGCGAATATAAAGAAGCGCTGAATAAAAGACAAGCTATTATTGACCGAGTGAAAGAGATTTTACCGGAAGGAACACTGCTTTGCTTACCTACAGCTGCTTCTGTTGCACCTTTAAGAACTAGCTCATTAGAGGAAATAAATGCAACACGTGCACAATCAACTAAATTATTATGTATTTCACCTTTATCGGGTACACCACAAATTACACTTCCATTACTAGAACAACATGAAGTTCCACTCGGTATTTCCTTAATTGGAGCCCATGGTTGTGATTTACAGTTAGCCGAACTTGCTGCAGATTTAGTTGATAGTTATCATAAAGCCAATCGTTAA
- a CDS encoding LURP-one-related/scramblase family protein: MKQLYIKQKVFSLSGKFTVKDQQEKDVYYVEGSFMQIPKTFSIMNTKRDEVALITKKVFSFLPKFFVEVNGREVLTIKKEFSFFKARYSIDAAGIEVQGKWLDMDFQVLQHGEVIGYVSKEWFTWGDSYKVQILNEEMEAIIIALVVAIDCVKADQASASSAAID; encoded by the coding sequence ATGAAGCAACTTTATATAAAGCAGAAGGTATTCAGTCTAAGTGGGAAATTTACGGTAAAGGATCAGCAGGAGAAGGATGTTTATTACGTGGAGGGCAGCTTTATGCAAATTCCAAAAACATTCTCCATTATGAATACAAAAAGAGATGAAGTTGCGCTCATTACGAAAAAGGTGTTCAGCTTTTTACCGAAGTTTTTTGTTGAGGTGAATGGCAGAGAGGTGTTAACGATTAAGAAGGAGTTTTCTTTCTTTAAAGCGCGCTATTCAATTGATGCGGCAGGCATTGAAGTACAAGGTAAATGGCTGGATATGGATTTTCAGGTATTACAGCATGGTGAAGTCATCGGCTATGTGAGCAAGGAGTGGTTTACTTGGGGCGATAGCTACAAGGTTCAAATATTGAATGAAGAGATGGAAGCCATAATAATTGCACTCGTTGTCGCAATTGATTGCGTAAAGGCTGACCAAGCATCTGCCTCCTCAGCTGCGATAGATTAA
- a CDS encoding DUF421 domain-containing protein — protein MEWDYIWKAILIVLAGTVLLRIAGRKTISQMTLAETVIMIAIGTLLIQPVAGKNIWTTFLIGGVLVGTLLVMEFIQIKSDTIEKMITGKAKVVIENGTLNEKNLLKLRLSVDQLEMKLRQNSVSKISDVKWATLEPNGQLGFELKQDAQPVTKKDFEDFKQTMINLIPSNSQLTHINEILNVINKQYTAESQEDIFAEVQNKAHKNDPPKHLQ, from the coding sequence ATGGAATGGGATTATATATGGAAAGCCATACTGATTGTTCTAGCTGGAACAGTGCTTTTGAGAATTGCAGGCAGGAAAACAATTTCACAAATGACATTGGCTGAAACAGTTATAATGATTGCTATTGGGACTTTGCTTATTCAACCTGTTGCAGGGAAAAATATTTGGACAACCTTTTTGATTGGTGGTGTTCTTGTCGGAACGCTATTAGTAATGGAATTTATACAAATAAAATCTGATACTATTGAAAAAATGATTACAGGTAAAGCAAAGGTGGTAATCGAGAACGGAACTCTGAATGAAAAAAATTTATTGAAACTTAGATTATCGGTCGATCAACTCGAAATGAAACTAAGACAAAATAGTGTATCTAAAATAAGTGATGTAAAATGGGCAACATTAGAGCCAAATGGGCAATTAGGTTTTGAGTTGAAGCAGGATGCTCAACCTGTAACAAAAAAGGATTTTGAAGATTTTAAACAAACAATGATTAATTTGATACCTAGTAATTCTCAACTTACTCATATAAACGAAATTTTAAACGTGATAAACAAGCAATATACAGCTGAAAGCCAAGAGGATATATTCGCAGAAGTTCAAAATAAAGCACATAAAAACGATCCACCTAAGCATTTACAATAA
- a CDS encoding glucose 1-dehydrogenase, protein MGRLSGKVVIITGAANGMGETNARMFVKEGAKVVLTDIEVEKGQKVAEELGENAIFIKHDVTNEEDWQAVVDKTENTFGPITGLVNNAGTAGRIVPLEEVTDEDFYRIINLNQYSVFKGMQTVVKSMKKANSGSIVNISSTSGIVGSRNLIPYVASKFAVRGMTKVAALELADFNIRVNSVHPGGINTERAVIFDEVKKATPLGRGGKPEEIAYLVLHLISDESTFTTGSEFVADGGFTAQ, encoded by the coding sequence ATGGGTAGATTATCAGGAAAAGTAGTAATTATAACTGGGGCAGCTAATGGTATGGGAGAAACGAATGCAAGAATGTTTGTAAAAGAAGGAGCAAAAGTTGTATTAACTGATATTGAAGTAGAAAAGGGTCAAAAAGTAGCAGAAGAACTTGGTGAAAATGCAATTTTTATTAAACACGATGTAACTAATGAAGAAGATTGGCAAGCTGTTGTTGACAAGACAGAGAATACATTTGGACCAATTACCGGACTTGTAAATAATGCTGGAACAGCTGGAAGAATTGTTCCATTGGAAGAAGTAACAGATGAAGATTTCTATAGAATTATTAACCTTAATCAGTATAGCGTTTTTAAGGGGATGCAAACTGTAGTAAAATCTATGAAAAAAGCTAATAGTGGATCCATTGTAAATATTTCTTCTACTTCTGGTATCGTTGGATCTAGAAATCTTATTCCTTATGTTGCTTCAAAATTTGCAGTAAGAGGAATGACTAAAGTCGCTGCACTTGAGTTAGCTGATTTTAATATCCGAGTTAATTCCGTTCACCCTGGTGGAATAAATACAGAGCGAGCTGTCATATTTGATGAAGTTAAAAAAGCAACTCCTTTAGGACGTGGTGGAAAACCTGAAGAAATTGCCTATTTAGTTTTACATTTAATTTCAGATGAATCGACATTCACAACTGGATCAGAATTTGTTGCAGACGGTGGATTTACAGCTCAATAA
- a CDS encoding DUF4179 domain-containing protein, producing the protein MIPAKINPISTTTIREKGVESIVDWFHQHKRSFYTLGWSYLSNQQQMEELFYRSVIQVQKEWPRFKNKTSFEMWVTSIFIQNCRELSGVRNLQASDEGEPRQDLFKALDQLKESEREAMVLTYVQGFSQEEAAHLLEVSVEKMKELLALGILSLRNEMRPGLTFNGCKEYQKDYIDYLERAMERPKKIDFEIHIYHCQDCQGDLSAFQDVMLTMSDLTLRMEDLHVPSSFMENVRNRLIEKERQRQQKNKKRKRVGLVFASVFALLIGVGFFTGAFAYLYYTWTEEDLELRYFLQQGLGQRLNLEAESDGVKIKIKSAISDDVQTVVFYEIEDTNEDNQYMMNYDDGVFVENEYEIMRRATYPKFYPPDLESDINNKEKNVYHGKISLLPLTEDNGTIQLKITKLVKLIRNASDPNVFSHYGNMEFNTGEWSFEIPVTKQPSTEYALDEVTEIEGIPVRFDKFIIAPTGTILRFSISNEQPKKRIDVLNFNHLEVNSKKVKAHMYGSSFFESQPDMNWYTFQAHFDPLLGEKPKEVKVQFGSAHLSVDDTFILELDDIREYPHTFEYAGSTISIDRMEDGQSTNIVISNHEFKNRVYEWLQFNIASESSSMEMNSEGVIVDKNGVVFDISNMPISYEEIEQPRHLATVQSVRFQGNNVNPERLEIYGYNKTKYLDDVVKITLE; encoded by the coding sequence ATGATTCCAGCAAAAATAAATCCCATTTCTACCACCACAATTAGAGAAAAAGGCGTGGAATCCATCGTTGATTGGTTCCATCAGCATAAGCGATCGTTCTATACTCTTGGCTGGTCTTATCTTAGTAATCAGCAGCAAATGGAGGAGCTTTTTTACCGGTCCGTTATACAAGTCCAAAAGGAATGGCCCCGATTTAAAAATAAAACATCATTCGAAATGTGGGTTACATCCATTTTTATACAAAATTGCCGGGAGCTTTCGGGTGTTAGAAATTTACAAGCTTCAGATGAAGGTGAACCACGGCAGGATTTATTTAAAGCGCTTGATCAATTGAAGGAATCCGAGAGAGAGGCCATGGTCCTTACATACGTACAAGGATTCTCTCAGGAGGAAGCGGCACATCTTCTCGAAGTTTCAGTGGAAAAGATGAAAGAGCTTTTGGCTTTAGGAATCCTGTCACTTAGAAATGAAATGAGGCCCGGGTTAACCTTTAATGGATGTAAGGAGTATCAAAAGGATTATATCGATTACTTAGAAAGAGCTATGGAACGCCCGAAAAAGATTGATTTCGAAATACATATTTATCATTGTCAAGATTGTCAGGGGGATCTGTCTGCTTTTCAGGATGTCATGTTAACCATGTCGGACCTTACTCTTAGGATGGAAGATTTGCATGTGCCGTCTAGTTTCATGGAAAATGTCAGAAATCGGCTGATAGAAAAAGAGAGGCAAAGACAACAAAAGAACAAGAAACGTAAAAGAGTGGGACTTGTTTTTGCAAGTGTATTCGCATTATTGATAGGTGTAGGTTTCTTTACTGGGGCGTTTGCCTATCTATACTATACATGGACAGAAGAAGATCTGGAATTGCGTTACTTTCTACAACAAGGCCTGGGTCAAAGGCTGAACCTTGAAGCGGAAAGCGATGGGGTGAAAATTAAGATTAAGAGCGCAATCTCTGATGATGTTCAGACGGTTGTTTTTTATGAAATCGAAGATACAAATGAAGACAACCAATATATGATGAATTATGATGATGGGGTTTTTGTAGAGAATGAATATGAAATCATGAGACGTGCAACTTATCCAAAGTTCTATCCTCCTGACCTTGAATCGGATATCAATAATAAGGAAAAGAACGTGTATCATGGGAAAATTAGTCTGTTGCCGCTAACAGAGGATAATGGGACAATCCAACTCAAAATTACGAAGCTTGTGAAATTAATTCGTAATGCCTCTGATCCGAATGTCTTTAGTCATTACGGGAACATGGAATTTAATACAGGAGAGTGGAGCTTCGAGATACCTGTAACAAAACAGCCTTCCACCGAATATGCATTGGATGAAGTAACAGAAATAGAGGGAATTCCGGTTCGGTTTGATAAATTCATCATTGCTCCAACTGGAACGATATTGCGATTTAGCATTAGTAATGAACAGCCGAAGAAGCGGATAGATGTATTGAACTTTAACCATTTAGAAGTGAACAGTAAAAAAGTGAAAGCTCATATGTATGGCAGCTCTTTTTTTGAATCACAGCCAGACATGAATTGGTATACTTTTCAAGCACACTTTGATCCTCTATTAGGAGAAAAACCAAAAGAGGTTAAGGTTCAATTTGGATCTGCCCATTTATCAGTTGATGACACATTTATCCTCGAATTAGACGACATTAGAGAATATCCTCATACTTTCGAATATGCGGGCAGTACAATCTCCATAGACAGGATGGAAGATGGGCAGTCTACCAATATTGTGATTAGCAATCATGAATTTAAGAATCGAGTATATGAGTGGCTTCAATTCAATATTGCAAGTGAATCGAGTTCAATGGAGATGAATTCTGAAGGGGTAATCGTTGATAAAAACGGAGTAGTATTCGATATAAGTAATATGCCTATCTCGTATGAAGAAATCGAGCAGCCCCGTCATTTAGCTACAGTTCAAAGCGTTCGGTTCCAGGGGAACAATGTGAACCCTGAGAGGCTGGAGATTTATGGGTATAATAAAACGAAATATTTGGATGATGTTGTGAAGATTACTTTGGAATAA
- a CDS encoding amidohydrolase family protein has translation MGNIIIRNAHIKDGEAHKDIKIIDGKIVEIATVIQNDNNLEEIDAKGNAVLPTLIESHIHPDKAFLEDRKPNISGTLEEALKNTAELKKLYTYDDVKKRAEKVLRWSVLNGTTIMRAHPDVDPFEKTLGVEVLVDLKEKFKEVLDMQIVAFPQEGIVQSPGVLEMMEESIKMGADVVGGCPYSEKTMEDTKKQLKIVFDLAEKYNLPIDMHADFGTNADDPQNRCIELISDMTIERGYQGRVAIGHVTTLGSLDPEVAAPIFDKIAKAGVSIVPLPVTDMFMTGRSERKNIPRGMAPVLSMMERGVNLAYSSNNIRNAFTPFGNADLIAVGYLLQVSQQMGSADQRRAVLDMVTYNAAKAIGVNETYGLEVGKNADIVIYDCDDLSNLINDQPLVRYVIKNGNIIVQNELTSKMAPVLMGD, from the coding sequence ATGGGTAATATAATTATTCGAAATGCACATATTAAAGATGGAGAAGCTCATAAAGATATCAAAATTATTGATGGGAAAATTGTAGAAATAGCCACTGTCATTCAAAATGACAATAACTTAGAAGAAATTGATGCAAAGGGCAATGCTGTTTTACCAACTCTAATTGAAAGTCATATCCACCCTGATAAAGCATTTCTTGAAGATCGCAAACCTAATATATCAGGTACATTAGAGGAAGCATTGAAGAATACGGCTGAATTAAAGAAATTATATACGTATGATGATGTGAAAAAACGTGCTGAGAAAGTATTAAGATGGTCTGTGTTAAACGGAACGACAATAATGAGAGCGCATCCTGATGTGGATCCTTTTGAGAAAACACTTGGAGTAGAGGTACTTGTTGATTTAAAAGAAAAATTCAAAGAAGTTCTAGATATGCAAATCGTTGCATTTCCTCAAGAAGGCATTGTTCAATCTCCAGGCGTATTGGAGATGATGGAAGAATCCATCAAAATGGGAGCCGATGTAGTTGGGGGCTGTCCTTATAGTGAAAAAACAATGGAAGATACAAAAAAACAACTAAAGATTGTCTTTGATTTAGCAGAAAAATATAACCTACCTATTGATATGCATGCTGATTTTGGCACAAATGCTGATGATCCACAAAATAGATGTATTGAATTAATTAGCGATATGACAATAGAAAGAGGATATCAAGGTAGAGTTGCCATCGGACATGTTACAACATTAGGGTCACTTGATCCAGAAGTGGCAGCACCTATTTTTGATAAAATTGCTAAAGCGGGAGTTTCAATCGTTCCATTGCCGGTAACGGATATGTTTATGACTGGACGCTCTGAGAGGAAAAATATCCCACGAGGTATGGCACCGGTATTGTCAATGATGGAGCGTGGAGTGAACCTTGCTTATTCTTCCAATAATATTCGCAATGCTTTTACACCATTTGGTAATGCTGACTTAATTGCTGTTGGCTACTTATTACAGGTTTCACAACAAATGGGTTCTGCGGATCAACGCCGTGCAGTTTTAGATATGGTCACCTATAACGCAGCTAAGGCAATAGGGGTTAACGAAACTTACGGTTTAGAAGTTGGTAAAAATGCTGATATTGTTATCTATGATTGTGACGATTTGAGCAATTTAATTAATGATCAACCTTTAGTTCGCTATGTGATTAAAAATGGTAATATCATTGTGCAAAATGAATTAACTAGTAAGATGGCACCTGTTTTGATGGGAGATTAA
- a CDS encoding RraA family protein, whose product MLDLRIGSSYTKLPQEIIDGLGAISTTIIADAMGTFNAMIGVAHFNNPDVQMVGQALTVKTIPRDNLMFHKAIDIASPGDVIVVEAGGDMSRALLGDMMCMIGQKKCISGYVVDGAIRDAEGIRQMGFPVFAKGVNPGGPFKEGPGQINVCITCAGVSVNPGDVIVGDNDGVVVVPYQQAAEVLERAKAIYAHEQEMLNQIEAGTLDRSWIDETIKKKGLKY is encoded by the coding sequence ATGTTAGATTTACGTATTGGATCTTCATACACAAAATTGCCCCAAGAAATAATCGATGGGTTAGGTGCTATTAGTACGACAATTATTGCCGATGCCATGGGAACATTTAATGCAATGATAGGAGTTGCCCATTTTAATAATCCGGATGTTCAAATGGTTGGGCAGGCCTTAACAGTCAAAACAATTCCGAGGGACAATTTGATGTTTCATAAAGCGATCGATATCGCATCCCCTGGCGATGTCATTGTTGTTGAAGCCGGTGGAGATATGAGCAGAGCATTATTAGGAGATATGATGTGCATGATTGGGCAGAAAAAATGCATTTCTGGCTATGTAGTGGATGGGGCGATCAGAGATGCGGAAGGGATAAGACAAATGGGCTTTCCCGTTTTTGCAAAAGGTGTGAATCCTGGGGGTCCTTTCAAAGAAGGTCCGGGACAAATCAATGTTTGTATTACTTGTGCTGGGGTTTCAGTGAACCCGGGTGATGTCATTGTAGGTGATAACGATGGGGTAGTGGTTGTCCCTTATCAACAGGCGGCTGAGGTTCTAGAAAGAGCAAAAGCAATATACGCTCATGAACAAGAGATGCTCAATCAAATCGAGGCTGGTACATTAGACAGGAGTTGGATAGACGAAACAATAAAAAAGAAAGGTCTAAAATATTAA